The nucleotide window TTAGCCAGGATGTGTTTCGGCGTCCTTGGGGATGTAATGATATTTGTTGCAATTTGTGCCGCAGCGTGATCCACGATGCGTACAAGGGTAGGCCTAATAAAGGATGAGGAATTGGAAAGCACTGTGGCGGCAGCCCATGAAGTTTGGCGGGCCTTTGAAATGGCAAAGTCCAGCATGCGGTTATCATTTCCCTGTGACAGCTTATCCAGTACTTCTACCGGATAACATATTTCACTCAGTGATTCCTGCACTTTTTGATTGATGGACGCAATGACGGTGTTAATTTTATTGAAATCATTTTTCAGCGGATTGATTTTGCGGTAGGGCATGATGGATGCTGCCGCAACACCCAGGTCAAGGTTGATGTGAGCATTGATACCTAATACAATATGCTGCATGATAAGCAACCGTGGGTCTTTGGCCGCTTCAAATGCGGTATGCCATGAATTGCTGCATTTCAATCTCTTTTTATATTGCTCATAGGCTTCAAAATACCTGCCCGCAAACGCCAGGTCCAGTCTTACCATTCGGGCCGGATCTTCAAATTCTTTTCTCTGCACACCCTTCAGCACAGCAATGGTCATACTTCGGTAGGTACACGCAAAATATCCGTTCGGACTCTGCTTTTTCCTGCAATCGTCAATGATTTCATCAAGCTTTCCGAGTACCTGTTCTATTGAAGTGAAATTTTTCATTACAGGAAATCTTTAAATGGATTCAAAAATGCCGGTTCAGAAAATAAGAATGTCACCTAAGGGCTATCTTTTGCTATTTTCTTATGATACTGCAGATGCATAGGAATGGCAGCCGATCCATACCAGGGGAGGATTTCCACATTAAATATTCCTGTCTTTACGGTAGGGTCATTTTGCAGAAGATCCCTTGCTTCAGCTTCTGTTTTTACATCAAGCAGGAAAATGCCACGGTAGCCCAGGTTGTTCTTAGTGGCGAAAGGTCCTGCCAACTTCAGCTTTCCGGTCTTCTCCATTTCATTCATGTTGGAGAAGTGTCCTTTAAAAAGTTCTTCGCGCTGCTTCTTATCGGTGATCAAGGCATCCTGCGGACCGGTTTTCAGGATGATTAACATATAGGATCGCATTCCCCTTTCATCTGCACCCAGGGAATCTGCCAGTTTCTGATCGAATTTCATTTCAGATTTACCGGACATACCTTCTTCTTTTGCACTCTTTACAGCGCAGGAGGATAAAATTATGATTAAAATACATAAAACGGAAACCTTCATATTTTCTGAATTTGGTTAATATGCTTTATCTGCTGAAACGAAAAAATTCCTCCAATTCGTGGCTGCCTCCCTTAAGATGAACAGAAAGCATTTCCATGCCTATAACTGAAAAGGTAATCCCATTTCCGCCGAATCCTAAAACAAAATAAGCGCCCGGAAATTTGGGATGTTCGCCAATATAAGGTAATCCATCTTTCGTTTCGCCGAAAATACCGGCCCAGGTAAAATCTGGCCTGAAGTCAAAATCGGGGAGTAGTTTTTTAACATAGTTTCTTAGCTTTTTTGACTTTATGTCCAGAAGCCGATCCCTTTTTTCCTTATTTATAAACTCTTCATCCTCTCCTCCCACTAAAATACGCCCATCGTCGGTACTTCGGAGATAGTGATAGGGCGAGGAGGTATTCCAAAATAACATACTTTCAAACTTAGGTGGCAACCGGGAACTCTGTTCACTTACAAGAGCATATGTAGAAAGGAGTTTAACAAAATCATCCTTTACCACCTCTACACTTTCAAAGCCGTTACAATAAATGATTTTTTTTGCTGAGATAGTATTGCCAAACTCTGTAGTAGCTTTTATTCCGGACTTTTTATAGACAACACTTTTAATATTGGTCTTGTCGAAAATTTTTAAACCTTTTTTTTGGTTAAAGTTAAGAAGATCATGCGAGAACTGAAATGCGTCCATGCTTCCGCCCTGATCTGAGAGGATTCCTCCAAAGCTGCTCTTAAGTCCGTATAATTTTTCAATTTCTGCCGCTTCCAGCCATTTTACCGGAAAATCATGCATTTCACGGGCGTTAAATTCTTTCTTTAAATCTGGAAGATCCTTTTTATATGCGGCAAAGTAGAGCGACTTCTTTTTCATAAAAACCGGCTTTGGATTTTATATTTTTTGAAATTTCAGCCAACTTATCGATAGAATGATAACACGCCCAGTAGCTTTGCACCGCACCTTTCTCACCAATCATTTCCTTGAGCTCGCACA belongs to Chryseobacterium sp. and includes:
- a CDS encoding DUF5995 family protein, whose translation is MKNFTSIEQVLGKLDEIIDDCRKKQSPNGYFACTYRSMTIAVLKGVQRKEFEDPARMVRLDLAFAGRYFEAYEQYKKRLKCSNSWHTAFEAAKDPRLLIMQHIVLGINAHINLDLGVAAASIMPYRKINPLKNDFNKINTVIASINQKVQESLSEICYPVEVLDKLSQGNDNRMLDFAISKARQTSWAAATVLSNSSSFIRPTLVRIVDHAAAQIATNIITSPRTPKHILAKLKACESSNVARNIDVLYATPV
- a CDS encoding YciI family protein; amino-acid sequence: MSGKSEMKFDQKLADSLGADERGMRSYMLIILKTGPQDALITDKKQREELFKGHFSNMNEMEKTGKLKLAGPFATKNNLGYRGIFLLDVKTEAEARDLLQNDPTVKTGIFNVEILPWYGSAAIPMHLQYHKKIAKDSP
- a CDS encoding NAD(P)/FAD-dependent oxidoreductase, which translates into the protein MKKKSLYFAAYKKDLPDLKKEFNAREMHDFPVKWLEAAEIEKLYGLKSSFGGILSDQGGSMDAFQFSHDLLNFNQKKGLKIFDKTNIKSVVYKKSGIKATTEFGNTISAKKIIYCNGFESVEVVKDDFVKLLSTYALVSEQSSRLPPKFESMLFWNTSSPYHYLRSTDDGRILVGGEDEEFINKEKRDRLLDIKSKKLRNYVKKLLPDFDFRPDFTWAGIFGETKDGLPYIGEHPKFPGAYFVLGFGGNGITFSVIGMEMLSVHLKGGSHELEEFFRFSR